From a single Apium graveolens cultivar Ventura chromosome 2, ASM990537v1, whole genome shotgun sequence genomic region:
- the LOC141706317 gene encoding transcription repressor OFP16-like codes for MPKTFARNLQMCFTKIHPPSSTQSPIQEQTQENNNQNLMKNFNSLYHDPNDYNHATTVSTSDMPPPSPLSDDTDTTTPDFATVYKSQRFFFSSPGHSNSITESSLSSSSCSSSLPERDNGVVDGGVPIPTFSPDPYLDFRRSMQEMVEARDLMDVRENWEYLHDLLTCYLSLNPKSTHKFIVRAFSDLLVSLMASSPVEGSS; via the coding sequence ATGCCAAAAACCTTTGCAAGAAATCTCCAAATGTGCTTTACAAAAATCCATCCACCATCATCAACTCAATCTCCCATTCAAGAACAAACTCAAGAAAATAACAATCAAAATCTCATGAAGAACTTCAACTCACTGTATCATGATCCAAATGATTACAATCATGCCACTACAGTTTCAACTTCCGACATGCCTCCTCCTTCGCCTCTATCCGATGATACCGACACAACAACACCGGATTTCGCCACCGTGTACAAATCCCAACGCTTCTTCTTCTCCTCCCCTGGCCACTCCAACTCTATCACTGAATCATCATTGTCATCTTCATCTTGCTCATCATCTTTGCCGGAGAGAGACAATGGGGTTGTCGACGGTGGAGTTCCGATTCCGACGTTCTCACCGGACCCTTATCTTGACTTCCGGCGATCCATGCAAGAAATGGTGGAGGCACGTGACTTGATGGATGTGAGGGAGAACTGGGAGTACTTGCATGACTTGCTCACGTGCTATCTATCATTAAACCCTAAAAGCACTCACAAGTTCATTGTTAGAGCATTTTCTGACCTGCTTGTCAGCCTGATGGCGTCATCACCGGTGGAGGGTAGTAGCTGA